A region of Gracilinanus agilis isolate LMUSP501 chromosome 3, AgileGrace, whole genome shotgun sequence DNA encodes the following proteins:
- the ACAT1 gene encoding acetyl-CoA acetyltransferase, mitochondrial isoform X2, translating into MATLASLLGRGAPSAGLPLRKLLREFKYVYRSYASKPTLNEVVIVSATRTPIGSFLGCLSTLPATKLGSIAIQGAIKKAGIPKEEVKEAYMGNVIQGGEGQAPTRQAVLGAGLPISIPCTTVNKVCASGMKSIMMASQNLMCGHQDVMVAGGMESMSNVPYVMNRGATPYGGVKLEDLIVKDGLTDVYNKIHMGNCAENTAKKLNISREEQDAYAINSYTRSKAAWEAGVFTDEITPVTITQKGKPETVVKEDEEYKRVDFSKVPKLRTVFQKENGTVTAANASTLNDGAAALVLMTADAAKRLNVKPLAKIVAFADAAVEPIDFPIAPAYAVPKILKDTGLKKDDITMWEVNEAFSVVVLANIKMLEVDPKKVNINGGAVSLGHPIGKCFFNSRMSGARIVVHMVHALKQGEYGLAGICNGGGGASAILIQKL; encoded by the exons ATGGCGACGCTGGCCTCTCTCTTGGGCCGCGGGGCTCCCTCGGCTGGTCTGCCCCTCCGGAAGTTGCTGCGG GAATTTAAATATGTGTATAGGAGCTATGCATCAAAGCCCACTTTGAAT GAAGTGGTCATAGTAAGCGCAACAAGGACACCTATTGGATCTTTTCTAGGATGCCTTTCCACACTTCCAGCTACTAAACTTGGTTCCATAGCCATTCAAGGAGCCATTAAAAAAGCTG GGATaccaaaggaggaagtcaaagaAGCATACATGGGCAATGTTATTCAGGGGGGTGAAGGACAAGCACCAACCAGGCAGGCTGTACTTGGAGCAG GTTTACCCATCTCTATTCCATGCACCACTGTCAACAAAGTTTGTGCTTCAGGAATGAAATCCATTATGATGGCATCTCAGAATTTAATGTGTGGCCATCAG GATGTGATGGTTGCAGGTGGAATGGAGAGTATGTCCAATGTTCCATATGTAATGAACAGAGGAGCAACTCCTTATGGAGGAGTAAAACTTGAAGATTTAATTGTAAAAGATGGACTAACTGATGTCTACAATAAAATTCATAtg ggTAACTGTGCTGAGAATACGGCCAAGAAACTTAACATTTCACGAGAAGAACAAGATGCGTATGCCATAAATTCTTACACTAGAAGTAAAGCAGCATGGGAAGCTGGAGTATTTACAGATGAAATTACTCCAGTTACAATTACACAAAAAG gtaaACCAGAAACAGTGGTAAAAGAAGATGAAGAGTACAAACGTGTTGATTTTAGCAAAGTCCCAAAACTGAGGACggttttccaaaaagaaaatg GCACAGTGACAGCCGCCAATGCCAGCACACTGAATGATGGAGCAGCTGCTCTGGTTCTGATGACAGCAGATGCAGCCAAGAGGCTCAATGTTAAACCGCTCGCAAAAATTGTAG CATTCGCAGATGCTGCTGTAGAACCTATTGATTTTCCAATTGCACCTGCTTATGCTGTACCAAAG ataCTTAAAGATACAGGATTGAAAAAAGATGATATTACAATGTGGGAAGTAAATGAAGCTTTTAGTGTAGTTGTATtagcaaatattaaaatgttGGAGGTTGATCCCAAAAAAGTGAACATCAATGGAGGAGCTGTTTCTTTGGGACACCCAATTGG taaatgct tttttaattctaGGATGTCTGGAGCAAGAATTGTTGTTCATATGGTCCATGCCTTGAAGCAAGGAGAGTATGGTCTTGCAGGAATTTGCAATGGAGGAGGTGGTGCTTCTGCAATACTAATCCAGAAGTTGTAG
- the ACAT1 gene encoding acetyl-CoA acetyltransferase, mitochondrial isoform X1 produces MATLASLLGRGAPSAGLPLRKLLREFKYVYRSYASKPTLNEVVIVSATRTPIGSFLGCLSTLPATKLGSIAIQGAIKKAGIPKEEVKEAYMGNVIQGGEGQAPTRQAVLGAGLPISIPCTTVNKVCASGMKSIMMASQNLMCGHQDVMVAGGMESMSNVPYVMNRGATPYGGVKLEDLIVKDGLTDVYNKIHMGNCAENTAKKLNISREEQDAYAINSYTRSKAAWEAGVFTDEITPVTITQKGKPETVVKEDEEYKRVDFSKVPKLRTVFQKENGTVTAANASTLNDGAAALVLMTADAAKRLNVKPLAKIVAFADAAVEPIDFPIAPAYAVPKILKDTGLKKDDITMWEVNEAFSVVVLANIKMLEVDPKKVNINGGAVSLGHPIGMSGARIVVHMVHALKQGEYGLAGICNGGGGASAILIQKL; encoded by the exons ATGGCGACGCTGGCCTCTCTCTTGGGCCGCGGGGCTCCCTCGGCTGGTCTGCCCCTCCGGAAGTTGCTGCGG GAATTTAAATATGTGTATAGGAGCTATGCATCAAAGCCCACTTTGAAT GAAGTGGTCATAGTAAGCGCAACAAGGACACCTATTGGATCTTTTCTAGGATGCCTTTCCACACTTCCAGCTACTAAACTTGGTTCCATAGCCATTCAAGGAGCCATTAAAAAAGCTG GGATaccaaaggaggaagtcaaagaAGCATACATGGGCAATGTTATTCAGGGGGGTGAAGGACAAGCACCAACCAGGCAGGCTGTACTTGGAGCAG GTTTACCCATCTCTATTCCATGCACCACTGTCAACAAAGTTTGTGCTTCAGGAATGAAATCCATTATGATGGCATCTCAGAATTTAATGTGTGGCCATCAG GATGTGATGGTTGCAGGTGGAATGGAGAGTATGTCCAATGTTCCATATGTAATGAACAGAGGAGCAACTCCTTATGGAGGAGTAAAACTTGAAGATTTAATTGTAAAAGATGGACTAACTGATGTCTACAATAAAATTCATAtg ggTAACTGTGCTGAGAATACGGCCAAGAAACTTAACATTTCACGAGAAGAACAAGATGCGTATGCCATAAATTCTTACACTAGAAGTAAAGCAGCATGGGAAGCTGGAGTATTTACAGATGAAATTACTCCAGTTACAATTACACAAAAAG gtaaACCAGAAACAGTGGTAAAAGAAGATGAAGAGTACAAACGTGTTGATTTTAGCAAAGTCCCAAAACTGAGGACggttttccaaaaagaaaatg GCACAGTGACAGCCGCCAATGCCAGCACACTGAATGATGGAGCAGCTGCTCTGGTTCTGATGACAGCAGATGCAGCCAAGAGGCTCAATGTTAAACCGCTCGCAAAAATTGTAG CATTCGCAGATGCTGCTGTAGAACCTATTGATTTTCCAATTGCACCTGCTTATGCTGTACCAAAG ataCTTAAAGATACAGGATTGAAAAAAGATGATATTACAATGTGGGAAGTAAATGAAGCTTTTAGTGTAGTTGTATtagcaaatattaaaatgttGGAGGTTGATCCCAAAAAAGTGAACATCAATGGAGGAGCTGTTTCTTTGGGACACCCAATTGG GATGTCTGGAGCAAGAATTGTTGTTCATATGGTCCATGCCTTGAAGCAAGGAGAGTATGGTCTTGCAGGAATTTGCAATGGAGGAGGTGGTGCTTCTGCAATACTAATCCAGAAGTTGTAG